In the Acidobacteriota bacterium genome, CGTGGGGAGGCTCGGGTGGGCGCCGATCGCGACGTGGTTCGGCGGCCAGTTTTACCCCGCCCGCTGCCCCGCCCACTACCCCTTCACTGTCTTCTGGCTCACGACACCGCTGCTCCACGTCGTCGCCGTCTGCGCCGGCGCCGTCGCCGCCGTCGCCCTCCGCGCGGTCCGCCGGGGCGCCCGGACGGCCCTCCTGCTGCCCATGGCCCTCCTCCCCTTCCTGCTCATGGTCCTCCCCTTCTCCCCCACCAACGACGGGGAGCGTTACCTCCTGCCCGCGTACCCCTTCCTCGCCGAGCTGGCCGTCCTCGGGGCGGTCTCGCTCCCACGCCGGCTGGCGAGAAGGGCCCGTGTCGCCCGTACGCTCCCCCCGCGGCTGAAAACCGCCCTCGCCCTGCCGCCCGGCCTGCTCCTGGTGGTCCTCGGCGCCGCCGCAACCGCGACGACCCACCCCTACCAGCTGTCGTACTACGCGTCCCAGGCGGGAGGCCTGGGGGGAGCCGCGGCCGCCGGGTACGAGGTCAGCTACTGGTGGGACCCCCTCAACGACCGCAACCTGGCCGCCCTCGACCGGCACTGCCGCGGACGCCGCGTCTACTGGCCCTTCGCGCCCGACGAGCGCTTCTTCGTCTACGCCATCCGTGCGGGGAAGGTCCGTTTCCTGCCGGTGGGTGATCCCCGGGGAGCGGACTTCGTCCTGCTCTACTCCCGCCCGTACCTCGCGTACTGGGAGGCGGAGACGGCGAAGGAGCTGGCCGCCCTCGGGCGGCGGATGGAGCGGTGCTGGGAGGTCCGGCTCCAGGGCGTCCCGCTGCTGTCGCTGCACCGCGTCGTGGCGCCGGCTCCTTTTCCCTTGCCGACCCGGCGGCCGCCTGCGTAAAATGGAAGCGAGGGCAGGCGAGGTGGGCATGCTGCGAACCCTCGAGAAGCGCGAAAACGGCGTGCGCGTCGGCCGGGGCCTCAAGGCCGGACGCCGGGGCCGGGACCTCGGCGGGGATTCCGATCCTGTCCGGTGCGCCCGCTGCCGGAGCGAGGTCACCCGGCGCAGCGCGGCCCGGGCGGTGGACGGGGCCCTGGTCCACACCTTCGCCAACCCACACGGGATCGTCTTCCGGATCGCCACCTACGCCGAGGCGCCGGGTGCCGTGGGGGTCGGGGGCGAGCACGCGGAGTTCACCTGGTTCGCCGGGCGCACCTGGCGGATCGCGCTGTGCGGTTCCTGCCTCGCCCACCTCGGGTGGAGCTTCCACGCCGGGGCGGAGCGGTTCTGGGGACTGATCCTGGACCGGCTGTCGGAGCCCCCCCCGGGGTCGGTTTGAGGCGTCCCCCAGACGGGGCCGCTCGATTCCCGGGAACGGGCGGAGCCGGTGCGAAGGGCCCGCCGCACGGGGCGGCCGGGTCTCTCGGAATGCGATCCCCTGCCAGTGATGGCGCATTGGCACGCTGGCATTCGATTCGTTGCGTTCGTGTATTTCGTGTATTTCGTGTATTTCGTGTATTTCGTGGTTCTTGTCCGGAACGGGAGCGAGGTGGACGATGGCCAGGACCGAGTGGGAAGGCGGGTTGGCGACCGAAAAGAAGTCGTCGGTCCGCAAGCCGCGGGCCTACCACGTGGTGATCCACAACGACAACTACACCACCATGGACTTCGTGGTGCAGGTGCTCGAGACGGTCTTTCACCACCCCCCCGCCGCGGCGGTGCAGATCATGCTGCAGGTGCACCACCAGGGCCAGGGGATCGCCGGGACCTACACCCGCGACATCGCCGAGACGCGCCGCCAGGAGGCCGAGCAATGGGCGCGCTCGCGGGAGTTCCCCCTCAAGCTGACGGTGGAGCCCGCCTGAGGAACCCGTCCGTCCGAGCCGCGCGCGTCAGCAAGCGGTCGAAAAAACCCTGACCCGGGCCGCTTCCGGTCCGGTCAACTTGCCGCTCCCCGGCGCTTTCGCTTCCAGCGGACGCTTCCCGCGCCCGTCTTTTTCGTGTGGTTCGTGTGGTTCGTGCTTTTATCTGGTCCACCCGTCAGGCACGGTGAGGAGAAACATGGGACAGTCCGAGCTGGAATTCGCCATCCAGGCCGCCATCCGGGAGGCTTTCACCCGGGGCCACGAGTTCGTGACCGTGGAGCACCTGCTCTACGCCCTCCTCTACGAGCCCACCGCCCGGGAGGTCCTGCTCCACTGCGGGGCCGATCTGAAGGAGATGCAGGTCGACCTGGAGGAGTATTTCGAGAAGGACGTCCCCCGGCTGCCCAGGAAAAAGAGCCAGGAGCCGAAGCAGACCCTGGGGTTCCGCCGCGTCCTGGAGCGGGCGGTGGTGCAGGTCCAGTCCAGCGCCCGCACCGAGGAGATCAACGGGGGCGACATCCTGGTTTCCATCCGCTCGGAGCGCGAGTCCCACGCCGCCTGGGTCCTGGACAAGCAGGGGATCAGCCGGGTCGACCTCCTCAACTACATCGCCCACGGGGTCTCGAAGGTGGACGACGACGACCTCGGGGACGGCGCAACGCCGGGGGCCGACGACGACGAGGAGGTCGAGGCGGCCCCGAAGAAGCCCCTGAAGCAGTTCATGGTCAACCTCACGGAACTGGCGCGCGAGGGGAAGCTCGACCCCCTGATCGGCCGTCGCGCGGAGCTGAGCCGCATCATGCAGGTCCTCTGCCGGCGAACCAAGAACAACCCCGTGCTGGTGGGCGACGCCGGTGTCGGCAAGTCGGCCATCGTGGAGGGGCTGGCCCAGACCATCGCGGCGGGCGACGTCCCGGAGCCCCTGGAGGGGAGCGAACTCTACATGCTGGACCTGGGCTCCCTGCTGGCGGGGACCAAGTTCCGGGGCCAGTTCGAGGAGCGGATGAAGGCGTCCCTGGACGCCCTGAAGAAACTGAAACGGCCCATCCTCTTCATCGACGAGATCCACATGATCGTGGGGGCGGGGTCGGCCTCGGGCAGCTCCATGGACGTCTCCAACATGCTCAAGCCGGTGCTCCAGGCGGGGGAGATCCGCTGCCTGGGCGCCACCACCCACGAGGACTACCGGCGGCACCTTGAGCGCGACCACGCGCTGGTGCGCCGCCTGCAGAAGATCGACATCCCCGAGTCCTCCGTCGCCGACACCGTGGAGGTCCTCCGCGGCCTGCGGGAGCGCTACGAGGGGCACCACGGCGTCCGCTTCACCGACCCGGCGCTCCAGGCGGCCGCCGAACTGTCGGACCGTTACGTCAACGAGCGGTGGCTCCCCGACAAGGCCATCGACGTCATCGACGAGGCGGGGGCCGCCAACCGGATGCGCAAGCCCGCGGAGCGCCTGGAGCGGATCGATCGGCCCCAGATCGAGCGGGTGGTGGCGCAGGTCGCCAACGTCCCCGACCTCCAGGCGGGGCGGAGCGAGACGGAACGCCTGGCGGTGCTGGAAACGGAGCTGCGGGGGGTGGTGTTCGGCCAGGACGACGCCGTCCGGGCCGTGGCGGAGGCGGTGAAGCTCTCCCGGGCGGGACTGGCGCCCCCGGACCAGCCCGTGGGCGCCTTCCTCTTCGTCGGGCCCACGGGGGTGGGCAAGACGGAACTGGCCCGGCAGCTGGCCGCGGTGCTGGGGATCGGCTTTTTACGCTACGACATGAGCGAGTACATGGAGAAGCACACCGTGTCGCGGCTGATCGGTGCGCCGCCGGGTTACGTCGGGTACGACCAGGGCGGCATCCTGACCAGCGCCATCCGGAAGACGCCCCGGAGCGTGCTGCTCCTGGACGAGATCGAGAAGGCGCACCCCGACCTGTTCGACATCCTGCTCCAGGTCATGGACCACGCCGCCCTCACCGACAACACCGGCCGCTCGTCCGACTTCCGCAACGTCATCCTCATCATGACCAGCAACGCCGGCACGCGTGACCTCAGCCGGAAGGGGATCGGCTTCGGAGGGCTCCCCGGCGCCGGGGCCGGCATGAAGGAGGTGGAACGGCTCTTCAGCCCGGAATTCCGCAACCGGCTCACCGGCATCGTGCGCTTCGGGCGCCTGGACCCGGCCGTCATGGAGCGGATCGTGGAAAAGTTCACCCGGCAGCTGGCGGAACAGCTCGAGCCCAAGGGCGTCACGGTGACGCTTCGGCCCGAGGCCGTCCGGTGGTTCGCCGGGAAGGGTTACGACCCCGTCTACGGCGCCCGGCCCCTCAAGCGGCTAATCCAGGACCGGCTGCACCGCCGCCTGGCCGACGAGATCCTCTTCGGGAGGCTCTCCCGGGGCGGCGCCGTGACCGTGACCGTCGAGGGGGACGAGCCGGGCCTCGAGATCGTCTCCCCGCCCCCGGAGAATTCGGCGACGTGTGAGGGGGCCGCGCGCCCGGAGCGCTGAAGGCGTCGCCACCCGGACGGCGGGTGCGTCAACATGGGCGTCTACGGCGGAACTCCCCGGGCATTCCGGTCGGACGGACTGTTCGCGTCGATGTGTGCCCCCATGCCCCACGCCGTCGGGGCGCTCAGGAAGGGAAGCGAACCGGGCCTCGGCGGGGCGCTCGCCGATCTCGACCTCATGGTGCACCGCGCCGGGACGGCGAGTGGAAAGCTATTCTGAACCCTGAGCATGCGTGTCAGAATCGGATCACCCGCTTCCTCCCGCCGTGCTGGAGAAGCTGGTCCGGGCCCGGGTCGCGGAAACGGGGCCGGGCGGTCCCGGCAAACTCGCGGACCGGTGAATTGACCCACCCAATCGTAGATTTTTCCCAGTCGAATTCCCACTTTTTGTCTTGCACTTTTTGGGAACTTCAAGGATAATGATTACAAATTTATCCATGGTGGCGAGAGGTCGTTATGACAAAACGCAACGCCTTAGTGATTCTTCTCTTCTCCGTTCTCCTGCTGACGGGCCTGGCCCCGTTGCCCGGCCAGACGCAGCCCGTCAAGCCGTGGACCTTCATGGTCTACCTCTCGGGCCCCGCCCAGACGGACCTCGAACTGGAGAATTACCTGACGGACCTCGGCGGGACGGCGTCCGACAACGCCAACATCCTGCTGATGACCAACTACCCCGTCAAGGTGGGGAACGTCGCCTACAAGGGGATGTTCTCCATCGCGAAGAACACGTCGGGACAGTCGAAGATCCAGGTCGTCAACGCCGTTGAGAGCGTGAACCTGGCGGGGCCCAATGCGCTGTCGGCGTTCCTCGGCGCCGCCCGTCAGAATTACCCGGCAAATCACTACGCCCTGGTCCTGGCGAGCGAGCGGCAGGTATACACCGACCTGGCCGGCGACGTTTTCAGCGCCGTCTTCCGCGACAAGCAGACCGGCGCCAACATCCGGCTCTCGGGCACGGGGCTGGCCGAGGCGCTGTCCACATGGGTGGACCAGGCGGGGCATCCGCTGGACGTCCTCTTCATCGACGCCCCCTACCAGCAGAACTGGGAAACCGCGTTCGCCCTCCGGGACGATGTCGACTACCTGGTGGCCCCCCAGAGTGCGGCGCCCACCGCGTGGTTCCGGCTGGGGACCCTGCTGCGCACCTCCCCCTGGCAGACCCTGCAGCCCCAGCAGCTGGCGGAGCAGATCGTGCAGTTCGCGGGCGGTTTCAACTACCCGTCCATGTCGGCCCTGAAGCTCCAGGACTTCCATGCCTTCGGGACCGGCCTGAACGCGCTGGCCATGAAGCTGATGTACTACCGCTCCCAGTACGGGCCCTCCGGGCTCCAGACCGTCCGGAACGGGCTCTTCCAGTACAACGCCGGCACCGGCGGCCAGATGGTGGACCTGCGGCAGTTCCTGGGCGTCTTCGCCACGGGCAACTACCCCGTGACCATCCGTGACCAGGCGGCCGCCCTCCTGCAGCTCGCGGACGGGATCGTGGTGGAGAACGTCACCCAGGACCGGGTGTCCTCGGGCTTCTCCGCCTACTACCCCGCGGTCCCGACCGCCTACCTGGCCTCCTACGACCAGCAGCGCAGCTCCCAGCTGACCGCCTGGGACTCCTTCGTGAAGGGCAAGGCCGGCCTCGAGGTGGGGGACCGGCTCCGGATGACCACCACCAGCGGTGCGTCGGTCTCGCTCTCCGAGGACTTCCCGGTGGGGCTCGACATGACGGTCACCTCGGTCAACGCCGCGGCCGACGAAGCGGTGCTCGGCGGCACCCTGCTGATGCCCGGCCAGCCGTCCGCCACCCTCCAGAACATGGGCGTGCGGGTCTCCACCCTCATGGACAGCGGCATGGTCCAGTTCACCCGTTTCCCGGTCATCACGGGCGGGCCGTCCTCGGTCACCATCGGCGGGCTCACCCTCAGCAACATCGAGCTGACGTGGGACGCGGCGGGAATCCACCTCGACGGCGACCTGGTGATCAACAACCTGATCCTGGCGGGGTCGACCCTCACCTGCCACGCCCAGATGAACGTCCACCTCGACGACAGCGGGCTCCCCGTCTTCGACAACCTCAACCTCACCGACATCAACGCCACCTACGGCGACTTCACCCTGCAGGGCAACGGCCAGCTGCTTCAGTCCCCCTGGCGGATCGCCTTCACGGGCTCGGCCCGGCTGGGCGCCTACGGGACGCTCGACGTGACGGACTTCGTCTTCGGCCTCAACGGGCAGGTCCACCAGTACGGGACCATCGCCTGGGCCGGCGGCCCCTACCCGATCGGCAGCGCCACGCTGGACAACCTCCAGGCGCGCTGGGACGGCAACGGGCTCTTCCTCGCGGGTTCGCTGAGCATGTCCGGGGTACCCTTCCTCGGCTCCACCCTCAGCCTGGCGGCCGACGCCGAGGCGACCCTCCAGATCCAGGGCGGGCACCCGACCCTGACGGCCATGCAGGTCACCGGCGCCTCCCTCTCGGCGGGGGACTGCACCCTCACGGGGGACCTGGTCTTCCAGAGCCCTGACCGCTTCGTCATCAACGGCACCCTCAGCGCCGGCGCCAACGGCAGTTTCGCCGTGTCGAACCTGGTCCTGGGGTTGAACGGCCAGTTCATCTCCTTCGGGCAGGTCACCTACAGCCAGCCCCAGTGGACGGTGGGCGGCCTCACCCTGACGAACGTCACCGTGGCGCTGACGCCGAACGCCCTGACCGGCCGGGGCGCCTTCCAGGTGTCCAACGTCGCCTTCATGGGGAGCACCTTCACCCTCAACGGGGAGGCCGACGTCAAGCTGGCCATCGCGGCCGGCCGCGTGAGCGTTTCGTCCATCACGGCCTCGAACCTCAACTTCAGCGGGAACGGCATCGTCTTCACCGGCAGCGTCGCCTACGACGGCCCGTCGAAGGTGTTCACGCTCAACGGCAACGCCAACATCCCGCCGTACGGGACCTTCTCCGTCAGCGGGTTCAAGGTCGGCCTCACCGGCCAGGTGGTTGCCTTCGGGACCTGGCAGTGGACCACCGGCCAACTGGTGATGAACGGCGTCACCGTCCTCAACCCCGTGGTCACCCTCACGGCCGGCGGCCTGAACGTGACCGGGCAGGTGAGGGTCGACGGGGTGGCCCTGATGGGGTCCAACTTCACCTTCACGGGTGATGTGGCGGCCCAGATCGCCTTCCGGAACGGCGCCGCCTCGGTGACCTCCTTCACCGTCAGCAACGCCGCCGGGTCGGCGGGGACCGCGCGCTTCACCGGCAGCCTGGCCTACGACGGCGCCCTGAAGCAGTTCACCCTCAACGGGACCCTGAACCTCCCCACCGTCGGGAACTTCACCGTGAGCAGCCTGGTGGTCTCCGCCGGCGGCCAGGTGGTCAACTTCGGGACCTGGACCTGGGCGGGCGGCACCATCACCCTGGGCGGCCTGACCATCACTAACCCCGTGGTGGTCCTGACCGCGACCGACATGAAGGTCAGCGGCGCTTTCGCCGTCAACGGGGCGGTCATCATGGGGACGGCCTTCTCCGTGACCGGTGACGCCACGGCCACCGTCCTGTTCCAGAACGGGCAGCCGGTGCTCTCGTCCCTGGCGGTCTCCAACGTCAAGGCCCAGGCGGGCAACCTGGTCCTGACAGGCTCCGTCGCCTACGCCGCGGGGACCCCCGGCAAGTTCACCTTCAACGGGGTGCTCAACGCCGGGTCGGTGGGTACCTTCTCCGTCAAGGGCCTGGTTGTCGGGACCAACGGGCAGGTGTTCAGCTACGGCACCCTGACCTACACCAACCCGCAGATCGTCATCGGGGGCCTGACCCTCTCCAACGTGTCGGTCTCCTGGAACCAGCAGGACCTCGACGTCTCGGGCGGCCTCACCATCGGGAACGTCCCCGTGGCCGGCCGGATGCTCAACGTCTCCTGCACCGCCGCCGCCTCGTTCCGCATCGTCAATGGCGCCTTCACCCTGTCCGAACTGGCGGTGACGAACGTGAGCGCCTCCGCCGGCGGGCTCCAGATCACCGGGGACGCCATCCTGGCCCACGCGCCGGACCGGCTGGTGATCAACGGGCAGGCGGTCCTGGGGACCTACGCCACCGCCTCCGTCCAGGGCCTCGAGATCGGCCTCGGCGGCCAGGTCTACAGCTACGGCACCCTGACGGTGACCGTTCCCCAGGTGATCATCAACAACTTCACGTTGAAAAACCTGACGGCCGTCTGGTCGGCCCAGACCCTGACCCTGAGCGGGAACGTCTCGTTGTCCAACATCCCGGTCGCCGGGCAGGCCCTGAACCTGTCGGTCACCGCCACCGCGGTCCTGACCTTCTCGGGGAGTACGCCCGCGCTGTCCAGCTTCTCGGTGGACGACTTCTCCGCGACCTACGGGAACTTCACGCTCTCCGGCAGCGCCCAGTACCTCTCCAACCCGTCCCGCTTCGTGCTCAACGGGGTGCTGACGGCGGGGACCTACGGGACCTTCTCGGTCCAGAACTTCCAGATCGGCGCCAACGGGGCGGTGATCTCCTACGGGACCCTCACCTACACCAACCCGGTCATCAACCTGGGGAGCAAGGCCCAGCTCCAGAACGTCACGGTCCAGTGGGACGGCGCCGCCATCTCCCTGGGCGGGACCCTCGCCATCAGCGGCGTCCAGATCAACGGGGCCGCCTGCTCCTTCGGCGCCACGGCCCAGGCGAAACTGAAGCTCGCGAACGGGACCTGCCAGCTCGACTCCCTGGCGCTGACCGGCCTCTCCATGGCCTACAACGACTTTTCCATCACCGCCAGCGCCAACTACCTCAAGTCCCCGGACCGGATCCAGCTCGCGGGCAACGCGACGCTGGGGGTCTACGGCAAGCTCGCCTTCGAGGGCATGGAGATCGGCCTCAACGGAACGGTCTACTCCTGGGGCACCTTCAACTACTCCCTGTCCAACCTGAAGGTGGGGAACTTCACCCTGAGCAACTTCACCGCCACCTGGAGCGCCACCGGCATCAGCGCCTCCGGGACGGTGGGTTACAGCGGGACCGACTTCGGGATCTCGGCCTCCGGCCTCCTGAAACTCTCGTCCAAGACCGGCGCCCTGAAGGTGGACGACTTCCAGCTCACCGGCGTCAGCGGGCAGTACCGCGGCTTCGGGTTCTCCGGGAGCGCCGTCTGGAACGCCGCCGACCGGACCTTCACCATCTCCGGCTCCCTCCAGCTCGCCTCCTCCTTCACCGCCGCCATCTCCAACATGGTGGTCAACACCCAGGGGCAGGTGCTCTCCTTCCAGTCCGCGTCGGTCTCCCTGACCATCGGCAGCTACGGCTTCTCCGGCGCCCTCTCCTTCCCGGCCAAGGACGAGATCAAGATCGCCGGGTCGGTCACCCTCCCCGCCTTCCTGACGGGGTCGGCCGGCGGCAGCATCCACCTGCGCAAGCACCCCGGCGGCGGCGTCCTCAACTGCGGCTGGGACGTCCTGGCCGGCTCCATGTCGCTCCCGAGCTTCAAGGTGGGGACCTACACCTTCGGCGGCGGCAGCTTCGCCTTCGACCAGGTCCACATCACCGGCCAGGGCAGCCTGAACATCCCCAACGTGGCCGGCATCGGCTTCAGCTTCGACTTCGGGTGGAACGGCCAGTTCAACAGCGCCTGCCTCACCGCCACCGGGATGCGGATCCCGCTGGGCACCACGGGGATCTTCCTCAACGGCGCCGGCGGCTGTCTCAAGCGCTACACCTCCCCCACCACCTACTGGGAGATCATGCTGACGGGGACCATCAGCGACGCCACCGGCATGATCGAGGCCAGGGGCGTCCTCACCATCGGGACCAACGGCTACGTGAGCGGCCTGGCCACGCTGGAGGTGGCGGACTACCCGTTCGCGAGCGCCTCCCTGACCTTCGACTACCCGAAGAAGCAGATCGATGCGGCCGCCTGGCTGGGCGAGAACCCGTCCGACGGCATC is a window encoding:
- a CDS encoding ATP-dependent Clp protease adaptor ClpS — encoded protein: MARTEWEGGLATEKKSSVRKPRAYHVVIHNDNYTTMDFVVQVLETVFHHPPAAAVQIMLQVHHQGQGIAGTYTRDIAETRRQEAEQWARSREFPLKLTVEPA
- the clpA gene encoding ATP-dependent Clp protease ATP-binding subunit ClpA — translated: MGQSELEFAIQAAIREAFTRGHEFVTVEHLLYALLYEPTAREVLLHCGADLKEMQVDLEEYFEKDVPRLPRKKSQEPKQTLGFRRVLERAVVQVQSSARTEEINGGDILVSIRSERESHAAWVLDKQGISRVDLLNYIAHGVSKVDDDDLGDGATPGADDDEEVEAAPKKPLKQFMVNLTELAREGKLDPLIGRRAELSRIMQVLCRRTKNNPVLVGDAGVGKSAIVEGLAQTIAAGDVPEPLEGSELYMLDLGSLLAGTKFRGQFEERMKASLDALKKLKRPILFIDEIHMIVGAGSASGSSMDVSNMLKPVLQAGEIRCLGATTHEDYRRHLERDHALVRRLQKIDIPESSVADTVEVLRGLRERYEGHHGVRFTDPALQAAAELSDRYVNERWLPDKAIDVIDEAGAANRMRKPAERLERIDRPQIERVVAQVANVPDLQAGRSETERLAVLETELRGVVFGQDDAVRAVAEAVKLSRAGLAPPDQPVGAFLFVGPTGVGKTELARQLAAVLGIGFLRYDMSEYMEKHTVSRLIGAPPGYVGYDQGGILTSAIRKTPRSVLLLDEIEKAHPDLFDILLQVMDHAALTDNTGRSSDFRNVILIMTSNAGTRDLSRKGIGFGGLPGAGAGMKEVERLFSPEFRNRLTGIVRFGRLDPAVMERIVEKFTRQLAEQLEPKGVTVTLRPEAVRWFAGKGYDPVYGARPLKRLIQDRLHRRLADEILFGRLSRGGAVTVTVEGDEPGLEIVSPPPENSATCEGAARPER